A genome region from Equus caballus isolate H_3958 breed thoroughbred chromosome 19, TB-T2T, whole genome shotgun sequence includes the following:
- the LOC138918897 gene encoding ral guanine nucleotide dissociation stimulator-like: MFSCFLPPDRGSGSQKARRENLWRRCGRWLSSHAPHRWTFGRRSSQSVTQEMGQQLSHDALDSTTLQEGKVPHAAKRGQGRLRAENPSPAKSKASRLVWTVQAGRRQKRVEHLVPAFLEGDTAYVHSFLCTYRGFATTRQVLELLFQRYGCVLAYGDEDGGPLDQLKKAISFILGAWLRWYPEDFIQPPDVPSLELLLAYIGLNMPGSELEHRARVLLSRLEQPEHTDAKTEAAAPPKDAEDPEDPAPSLPLGPSPAQSRTGILRATAGSRPSASTGSIPATTLSS, from the exons atgttctcctgctttctcccgcctgaccggggctctggttcccagaaagcccgcagggagaacctttggagacgttgtggacgctggctcagctcccacgccccccaccgctggacctttggcaggaggtcctctcag agcgtcactcaggagatgggccagcagctgagccacgacgccctcgactccaccaccctgcaggaagggaaggtgccccacgctgccaagcgaggccagggccggctcagg gctgaaaatccatccccagcgaagagcaaagcgtcccgcctggtgtggaccgtccaggctggaaggcggcagaagcgagtggagcacctggtgcccgccttcctggagggcgacaccgcctacgtccacagcttcctgtgcacgtatagaggttttgccaccacacgacaggtgctggagcttctgtttcaaag atacggttgtgtccttgcctatggcgatgaggacggcggacccctagaccaactcaaaaa ggccatctccttcattctgggcgcctggctccgatggtaccctgaggattttatccagcccccagatgttcccagcctggaactgctcttggcctacatcggtctcaatatgcccggctcggagctggagcaccgcgcccgcgttcttctttcccggctggagcagcctgagcacactgatgccaagactgagg ctgcagctccaccgaaagacgcggaagaccctgaagatccggcaccgtctctccctctcgggcccagcccagctcagagccgcacaggcatcttgcgagccacagccggctcaagaccttcagcaagcactggcagcatcccagccactaccctcagctcctga